The Pongo pygmaeus isolate AG05252 chromosome 20, NHGRI_mPonPyg2-v2.0_pri, whole genome shotgun sequence sequence GATACTCCATCTTGAAGGGCCGGTCTCCCTTCTTCAGGGGTTGAAGGGTCTGGTGAGAGCAGAGGTTTCTGTGATTTTGCCAGCGAGGCTCCATTCCTAGTGGCTACCTCAGGAAAATAGAGGGTTGAGGGAGCCTGTTGGAGGCTGGCAGAGATACACGCCCCTACTCATGCCTTTACTCTACAGCCTCTCCAGTACTTGGCTTTGAAGGGAGTGAGGCCGAGAGAGTCAAGTGGTTTGGGATTCAAGTCTGGATGGGGCAAGCTCCTCCCCTGACCTGCTGAAGGAGAGGAGGGCCTCTTTCCCCTTCAGTCTGCAGATTCTCCGaggcccttcccttcccttgggAAGGGTGCTTGCTTCTGCATTATTCACTGGCTTGGGAAGGGATGGGTTGAGTTTCCCTGCTTCCTGGGGATATCAGATCCTGCCTGGCACCTGACCCCTAGTCCTGATGGTGGGGCTGTGGGTGCCAGCTAGTTGCAGAGGTCTTTCCTGAGGGGTCGCTGGGTCCCTTCAGGAAAACATCATTGGGTCTCTTGATTCCCCAGCCTCTAGCCCTGCCCCTCTCAGGGACGACCCTGGGGTCAGGCCCCTCAGCCCTCGAGGGGGACCAGGAGCCAGCCTCCTCTGTCTTCTCTGGCTCCCCAGCTCCTCCTGAGCATCCTCAGGTATCTTACACCCCGGGGGCATTTCCAGGCCCCGTCCCCCTGGTCCCCTCATGGTCCCTGGACTCGCTTGTGGACCCAGGAGGCCTGTTAATTCCCTTCCTCCATTGAATCCCTTCCCTTTGGGGGTGGCCTCCCTGGGGCTTGGGACATAGCCACCAGCGCGCAGGGTGGGCTGGGCCCGCATCCTTACTCCGCTTATCCCGtgcccctcctctcccccttgcCCAGAGCGGGACAAGGAGAACCGGCATAGGAAGCGCAGCCACAGCCGCTCTCGAAGCCGGGACCGCAAACGCCGGAGCCGGAGCCGCGACCGGCGCAACCGGGACCAGCGGAGCGCCTCCCGGGACAGGCGACGACGAAGGTACTAGGGCTCAGGGATCCCCCTGGGCCAGCCTGGGAGTTGGGGGGTTGGTGTTGGCCGGCCTGTGGGTGGTCTGTGCGTGTCTGTGTCTGGGCCCGGGCCCTGTGTGGCTCGTTCGTTCTTTGTGTGGATCTGGGGGAGGGATCTACTGCTTGGTCTGTCTTGGATTCCGATTTTTTCCCCCGTTTCTGgggtttctttcattttctgtcttgGTGGTTGCTGGTGGGTTGCTGGGGGCAATAGGTTCTTTATCTGGAGCCTGGGAATTGATTCTGTGTTTTCCTTCACAAGGGACTGTTCTTTGTTTCTGACTCTGAGGGCCTGTTCCTTCTTTTCGACTCTCTGTGGGAACTCTCTTCGAGGGGGTTGGTCTCTGCCTCCAGTTTCTTTCTTCCCGGCCTCCCAGGAGAAGGGAGCTCTTGGGACCGAGGCAGTATCCACAGCCTGAGCTTACTTTTTGGCCCAGGGGTGTCGGTTTCCACCACCTCTTCCCTTCTAGGCTCCCTGCTCTGTTCTCTGCCCCCTTAGGTGAGGAAGGGCAGGATAGGCGGaagtcctcctgcctcctcccagctCAGTTTCTCCAGCTAGAGACTGGTTCTTTCTGGCCCCTggcccctttctcctttcctcactTCCTCTTTCCTGGGGGTGGGAGTGTTTGGGGGGAAATGGCAGGGCCGAGGGTGGCCTGCTTGCTGCTTGTTCACCTCGACCCTGCTCCCATCCTGGGGCTCAGTGCCCTTGGGGGGGTGTGGCGTGTGGGGAAGACGAGGGTCCCCAGTCACCCCTCCCCATACctttccctcccaccccccagcAAACCTTTGACCAGAGGCGCTAAAGAGGAGCACGGTGGACTGATGTGAGCTTCTCTTCCTGCCCCTTCCTCCCTGATGTCCACTCCCTTCACCTTCCTCACGCCCGTGCACCCTGTCCCGCCCATTTCCAGCCCTCGCCCAAGCACTGGGAAGAGTCCACTTACCTTGAAACCAGCACCCCTCTCCCAGACCCTGCCCCAGACCCTCTCCTTCCCTGGAGAGAGTGGAGCTTACATGGTTGGGGGGAGGGTGAAAGGGTGCCTGGGAGGGGGCTTGAAGGCCCACTGTTGGTCAGACTGAGGTTGCCCTGCCCCgctctcccctcccacctcccccagtCGTTCCCCCCGCcatgagaagaagaagaaggtccGTAAATACTGGGACGTGCCACCACCAGGCTTCGAGCACATCACCCCAATGCAGTACAAGGCCATGCAAGGTAGGCCCCTggccgggctgctcccagagcggGAGGGTGCAGGGGTTGGGATTCTCCGTCAGTCATTCTCCTGCGTGTGTGCTTGGAGGGGGTCAAGGACACAGGTAGAGGGTTGCACACCCCTGGGGGTTCTGGTCTCTGCGCTTTTGAAGCCTCCCTAGAGGAGGAGATGACCAGAGACACGCGTGGTTGACAGGGGAATGAGGCCTCCATCTGGACGCCATTAGGAAGTGAGGCTTTTTAGGAGCAGCAGTTTTACTGGGTGGGGGCCCCGAAGGTGGAAAGAGGGTTCTGGAAGGTGCTAAGGCCCAGAGCCTGTAAGAGCTTTCTGCTGAGGAGGGGAACTCCCAGTGTGTGATTGGGGGGGGTCACTGAGCATTCTCCTGATGGGGTTTTATCCTGCTTTTACCCCCTTTGAAGCTGCGGGTCAGATTCCAGCCACTGCTCTTCTCCCCACCATGACCCCTGACGGTCTGGCTGTGACCCCAACGCCGGTGCCCGTGGTCGGGAGCCAGATGACCAGACAAGCCCGGCGCCTCTACGTGGGCAACATCCCCTTTGGCATCACTGAGGTACTGCCTTCCCCTGCCCCTACCCTCTCCCTTGTCCCTCTACCCcgttcctccccttccctccctccattcccttTCCCCAACCTGCACGGGTCAGACTCTGCTCCTGCAAGACCCCCCGGCCCCCTCCCAGATGGACCGATGGAGTTGAGCCAGCCAGGGGCCGGGCTGGGGgtggccctccctccctcctcttcccctctcccgtctcccctccccccaacctcctccagcaacccagggatcaagCACACACATAATGTACCCACGTGTTGTACCTACGTGtcggagagagacagagagggagacttggacacacacacacacacacacacacacacacacacacacacagacgcacgCTGCCCCTCAGTTTTTTTCTGACACGCCTCTCGTTCTCTGCCGCCTGTCCCCCATCCTCTCCCCCACGTCCCTCCCATGGTCgctgttcttttatttttgatcGCCCCTGacctcccccttccccaccactccttttccctctcccctctccccaaccccttccTGTGGCACCCCCTGAGAATCCCGAGATCAAAGagttgtttccatttctctttaaaGTGAAATATTGTGGGGCTGAGATCCCTCGTAGCAACAAAAAGTTTGCTACCATCGTCGAAGGCAAGTAAGGTCCATTCTGACTTTCTCAACCTGCACTTTGCTACATTTGATAAACCAGCCCCCGGACTCCAGGGCCAGATTCCTCCACATCACtcttttctcctcccctcccgtccctgctcctcctccctaCACTCCTCCTCTCCTGCCCCTGCACTCTTGACCTCCTCCTCCTCGCTCGTCTCTGTCTTGCTCTCCCTTTCTGTCCTTTGCTCATCTCTGCCCCTGCCTGCcacttcctttctactttcctgcCATTTTTCTGTCTGTCTCCACTGGGTGTCCCTTCCTGTGTGCTCTGTCTCTTCATCTCCTCTGTTTcgtgtttttcttcattttgtgttGTTATCATGCCCTCTGCCTTTTCTTGAACAATCTTCTTCTTTCCCCTGATTTTTTTGGGGCCCCTGCGGCTGTCCCCCAACGCCTGTCCATCGCCTGCCCTTGGCCGTCTCTTGCTACTGCTTCCTCCCCATTTTCTGTCTTGCTTCTGTTCCTACTATTGACTTCTACACCCCCACCCATATTCCACTGTTCCttccccccctcctccctcccctcatccctCTCCCCTTACCCCCAAACCCCTCTgtgtctccctctctcacccttcccctcctctctccacctCCCTTCCCCCGCCCCCCCCTTGTCTCCTATTCCCTCTGCAGGAGGCCATGATGGATTTCTTCAACGCCCAGATGCGCCTGGGGGGGCTGACCCAGGCCCCTGGCAACCCAGTGTTGGCTGTGCAGATTAACCAGGACAAGAATTTTGCCTTTTTGGAGGTGAGCTGGGGGAGTGAGTGAGGTCAAGGAAACGCGTGTGATGTGAGGGCCCAGCCCTCAGGCCGATGTTGTGTGGAGCTGCCCTGCACTGTTTCCACCGGGCCCTCTGCAGCCTCTTCTCCACCTGGTCGCTGAAGTGAGCCCTGTAATAGCATTACAGATCTGATCCTAGTTTCTGCCTTCCCTTTGCTTTCTGTGTGACCTGAGAGGCCTGTTTGGCCTCTGCAGACCTCTTTGGCCTTTTCCAGACCATTCCGGCCCAGTCCTCTCTGCACTGGCCACACTGACCTTCCCAGAACCTACCATGCTCCTGCCTGCTTGGCTAGAGTTCTTTACCCCAGCTAACTGATGTTCCTAACTAGTCTTCCGTTACCCTAGCTAACTGATGTTCCTAACTAGTCTTCTGTGTCCGTGTTTCTCAACTGTTGGGAAAGGGCCTTGGTTTTTGATTTTCGACTCTTGGTGGACTGATAACTCTCGTGAAGTACTTTGAAGGTGTGGGCAGTGTTAGCTTACTGCAGAGGTTTCTGAGCACTCCCTCTCACTATGTACTTGCCTCACTGCAGTCCACTTTCAGTTGCACTGCTCTGGATATGCGCTGAAATGTCCCCTCACCAGAAAGACTCCAGTACTGTCATCTCCCCATTCAACTAAACTTTCCCATAACATCCCTTTTCAGCACTTTGTCCCTCTTCCTCGTCATCACAGCCTGCGATTGTGTGTTTGCCTGTGTGTTTGTGTCGGGTGCCTGGTGTTTTTAATGGTCGAGTGTGAGCTCCTGGCAGCAGGGACATGCGTGTCTGTTGTCCTCCCAGTGCCCAGCCTGGGGCCTGGGATGTTGTATTTGTTGATATGagtgaaaggaaagaggaaatccCAATCCTGGAGCACTAGGGGCTGTACTAGTCCCTGACCCCCATCCCTCACcactcctttctctttcattcagTTCCGCTCAGTGGATGAGACTACCCAGGCCATGGCCTTTGATGGCATCATCTTCCAGGGCCAGTCACTAAAGATCCGCAGGCCTCATGACTACCAGCCGCTTCCTGGCATGTCAGAGAACCCCTCCGTCTATGTGCCTGGTGAGTGGGGAATCCATTAAGGGCCCCCTTCTCTCCCAATCCTGTTCCCATGGCCTGTCCATCCCTTCAGCCTAGCTGGAGTGGCTTAGGAAGTCGTGTGCGTACTGTGGAAGACAGGTGCCTTTTCCCTGCTTCCCCTAAGTCTGTGTGAGTGGGATGCTTTCCTGCTGGTAGAGAAGGTGCCTAGGGCCGGGAGAGTGAGCTGTCACCTGCTTGAGGACACACAACTTGTACGTGTCAGAGCCAGGATCAGACCAAAGGTGCTGGGGAAGTGAGGGGCTTGTGGCCTGGACCTCGTGCCTGCTCTGCGGCTGTGGGACCTTGGAGGGCTCAGTCTGTGCCCGTCAGGGCTGCTGTGCGTCGACAGTTGGCAGCAAAGCTCCTGCTGTGGGGTCTGGCACCTGGGTATTCACTTGTTTTTTGTCTCCTAGTGTTTGCCTTGAATCTTGTGTTCTGGGCCATTCCCCATAGCTGTTTAACATCATCTGTAATTGGTAGGTAACATAGCAGACCAGGGGTTGGCGACCATCTCACTgtgtgtgaaagcagccagacgGTGTCTGCGTGCATGGGCCTGGCAGTGTGCCGGCACACCTCAACACACGTGGCTACTGAGGTTGGGCTTTCCTGTGCTTCTCACAGGCCACAGAATGGTCTCCCTTTAGAAAGCTTGCAGGATGTGCAAAACCAGGTGATGGGCCCTGTCAGCCCacaggctatagtttgctgacccttgtAGTTGATGAATGGGATTTGAGGGAGGGCTTGTCTGATGCCCTGTCAGGGTGCGGCTGTGTCTCAGGCCTGGGACATGGAGGAGGTGGGGTTCTGCTGGCGGGTACTTACTGTTCGAGGAGCCCTTTAGGAACCGAGTCAGCTCTTCAGGGCAGGCGATGTGGAGCCCCAGATGGAGGCACATCTGTGTCAGGCAGGACTTGGGCTGGGTCCCTCACTGGCCTCtagtgcttttctttttgttgttgttgtttatttgagacagtctcgctctgtcgcccaggctggaatgcagtggcacgatcttggctcactgcatcctccgcctccagggttcaagcaattctcctgcttcagcctcccgagcagctgggattacgggcacctgccaccatgtctagctaatttttgtatttttagtagaggcggggtttcaccatgttggtcaggttggtctccaacgcctgacctcaagtgatgcactcacctcagcctcccaaagtgttgggattacaggcatgagccactgtgcccagcccagtgctTTTCTACCATGAGTTTTGGTAAATTCAACTAACCTTTTGGAGCCTGTAATATATATTGACATGCTCCCAATCGACATGGACTTTTTACGCATGGGTGCGTTTCCCCGATCAAGCTACCGAATGTCTTCCCCCACGTCTCTTCCCGGTGAATCTACTgcgttttcattcattttaaatccCGTGAGTGGCCCGCCACTTGCTGGTGCTTACTGTGTGTGTCAGGCACCGTCCTAAGTGCACTCCACGGATGGCAGTCCTACGATACAGGGTTTGGCAAGTTACGATTGAGAGGCCAActctggcccactgcctgttttttgtttttttgttgcttttttttgtgacggagtcttgctgtgttgcccaggctggagtgcagttctgtgatctcggctcactgcaacctccgcctcccaggttcaagcgattctcctgcctcagcctcctgagtagctgggattacaggcatgtgccaccacacctgctaattttttgtgtttttagtagagacggggtttcaccatgttggccaggctggtctcgaactcctgactttgtgacctgccttggcctcccaaagtgttgggattataggcgtgagccaccactcccggccactgcctgtttttgtaagtaaAGATTGATTGTGGCGCAGCTGGCCTCACTGTGCAGTGCCTCCTTCCTGGGTAGGGACGTGTGGTGGGCCTTGGGGAATAGGAACGGTGGGTTATGGATCTAAGGTTGCTTCTCTTACCAGGCGGAGGAGCTTGACTCTTCTGAAGGTGATGGGGTGCTCTGGCAGGGGCTGAGCTGAGGGTGACCCAGTGATAGTGGCTGCCGAGCTCCTGTCAGGCGCCCCCTGCACCGAGATGGCCTGGTCACCATGGGAGGGGACATtcctccatcttacagatgaggaaagagcTTCGGGACAGTGGGGATTCCTGCTGGGTCTTCCCCATAACGCCTCTGCTCCAGGTGTGATGCTTTGTAGAGGCAGCTGCTGCAGAGGTATGGGGCCCTGTTTCCCCGCCCGACTCTTGGAACATCCCTGCCAAGCAGGGCTTGTCCTCCTCAGTGATGAGTGGAGAAAACTCGGGACTCCGAGAAGATTCCTTTGAAGTTGTTGTCATGTAACAGCAGCTGACCCTACTGACAGTGCTCACACTGTGTGTCTGGGCTGGGTGGGTCCTGTTGTGGGCATTGAGTCTGGCAGATGCCCGGGCCACAGGGACTGCCGTGCCTGTTCTCACGTCCTCTATCGAATCAGCATTTGGCCTGAGCTGTTCTCACACATGTGGCTCGCACGACGGGCACCAGTGTtcttcccattctacagatgaagacactgaggcccTTGGAGTCTCATACGGTACAAACATGACTTGAACCCAAGGAGCCATGAACCCAGGGAGCCCAACTCTTGTACCCTTGGCTCTGTGTTGCTCAAGTGAGACGGGCAGAGCCAGGCTCGCGGCCGAGCTTCCAGTGTGACCCATTCTTCCTTGGACCCAGGCAGagcctgcagcctgccatgctgCCTGTGGAGAGTCACAGCTGAGTGTGGGCTCTGGAGGCTGCCTTTTTCCTGCCTGTGTgtctgctctgtgcctcagtttttgcCTTCTGTGCTGTATGTACAGCATTGCAGTAGGAGACTGAAAGTCTTACAGGATGCCTGGCCCATGGGGTGAGTGCTCGGTGTGTGTTCCTGCTCCCGGGCTGCTGCTACTTGTCCCTATAGCATAGGAGCCGGGTCTCCTGGGGTCTGTGTGGCCCCAGTCTGGTGGTTGGAGCTGGCTGGGTTGGTGCTTCCAGTTCTGTGGGGGCAGCGTCATCATGGGCTGGAGGGGCTTGAGTGAGTAGGTGGGGGAGGGTGCGTGGGGTCGCCTCTCCTCCTGCcatgggcacagcggctcatgcttCTGAGGCTCTTTCCCATTTCCTGTCTTACCTGTTCCTTCCCAGCATCAGgatggaggtgggatggggccactcaCACTTGGTGTGGAGGCTGCAGAGGAAGGGGAGGCCATATGGCCTAGGCTTTGAACTTGGGAGTCAGGCTGGTTGGTTACTGGGGCCTGGCATAGCTGATATCTGACAGGACGGCGTCAAGATACATTGGCAGAGCCTGTGGGGTCTCAGGTTGAATCATCCCACCAGCAGGCACTTGTCTGTGAGTCCAGAGTTCAGTGGATAGGGCAGGATCGAGGGCCAGTAAATTGAGCTGATAAGCCCCCACTCTGGTATGTCAGCCCTCGAAGACACTGGATCCTGCATCCCACAGTCAGCCTACAGTTCCCAGTGAGATCAGAGCAGCTAATGCTGCAGACGCTGTTCTGAGACTTCCCGAGCAGCCGTGGCTGCTCATTATGCCATGTCACCCCTGTGAGGGCAGTTGCACCCCTGCAGTGGCACCCGCTGTTCTGACAGGGCGTGAAGGGAAGGgactgagctttttttttttcctttgagatggagtctcgctctgtcacccaggctggagtgcagtggagtgatctcggcttactgcagtctccgcctcctgggttcacgccattctcctgcctcagcctcccgagtagctgggactacaggtgcacgctaccacagcccgctaatttttgtgtttttagggagacggggtttcaccatgttggccaggatggtcttatctctcgaccttgtgatccgcccaccttggcctcccaaagtgctgggattataggcatgagcccccgcgcccggccgggACTGAGCTTTAATGGGAGCCTTGCCTGGATGGCTGTCAGAGAAGGGGTGGAGTGTGTTGCTCACCAGTAGGTCCTGAGCCCAGGTGACCTGCCAGCATTCCACAGCAGCAGGTGGCAGATGTGGGTGTGAACTTTGTGCCCTTGGAGCGTTCTGGaggatgttctagtttgaggttCCCTTGAGGCTGGGCAGATTTGGGAGACATGGTACGTTCTCCCCGAGGAGCCTCTGTGTGCCACTGCCTGGGACCCTCCCTCGTCAGATatggctggggtggggtggacaCGTGGCGACCCCTCCCTCGTCAGATCAGGCAGGAAGGTTCTCTTTGGCGATTGAGGAGCTCGCCGTCCAGGTTTTGGGAGATAACCTGGTACTGGAATTGAAGTCCTTCTCTCCTCTGCCCATAGGGGTTGTGTCCACTGTGGTCCCTGACTCTGCCCACAAGCTGTTCATCGGGGGCTTACCCAACTACCTGAACGATGACCAGGTAACTTCCGTGCCTCCCTCCAGCCCCGTCCCCCAACCCCGCTCCACCTCATCCCAGCCCTGATGGACTCTCGGCTGCTGCAGGTCAAAGAGCTGCTGACATCCTTTGGGCCCCTCAAGGCCTTCAACCTGGTCAAGGACAGTGCCACGGGGCTCTCCAAGGGCTACGCCTTCTGTGAGTACGTGGACATCAACGTCACGGATCAGGTGAGTCCCTGGTCGCTGCCGTGTCTGTCCTTCCCTGCCCTGTGCTGTTGCCAAGCCGTGGTCTCCCCTCCTCAGGGGACGGGGCGGGAGGCGGCCAACCTGAGGCAGTGCTCTGCGTGTGGGCTCGTCCCTGTCCCATGGTGTTGGCTTTTTCCAGGCTCTTAATCCCCTTtgccttcccctcttcccccaccaaTGCCCCGGCTTGGGGGTAGGTGTCAGGCTCCTGGTCCCTGACCCCACCTCTCCCCGCACCCCCCCACCCCTCATCCTCCAAACGCAGGCCATTGCGGGGCTGAACGGCATGCAGCTGGGGGATAAGAAGCTGCTGGTCCAGAGGGCGAGTGTGGGAGCCAAGAATGCCACGCTGGTGAGCCCCCTGGCACGTCATCTTCCATTGGCTCGAGGGaccctgggggtgggaggggctaGCTAGGGACAAGTGTTCTTGATCTTTCTCCCAGCTTTCATGGGAAGGCATTTGGGGGGCATTCAGTGCAGTGTTGGGGAGTTGGGCTTTAGGTGTTTAAGTGGAGAGATGGTCTTTCCCCTGGGTGGGCATCTGAGGGGCCTAGGCTTGAGCAGAGGGAGACTGGGTCTGGGCCCCCTGTGACGCCCTCCCCTGGCCCCACAGAGCACCATCAATCAGACGCCTGTGACCCTGCAAGTGCCGGGCTTGATGAGCTCCCAGGTGCAGATGGGCGGCCACCCGACTGAGGTCCTGTGCCTCATGAACATGGTGCTGCCTGAGGAGCTGCTGGACGACGAGGAGTATGAGGAGATCGTGGAGGATGTGCGGGACGAGTGCAGCAAGTACGGGCTTGTCAAGTCCATCGAGATCCCCCGGCCCGTAGACGGCGTCGAGGTGCCCGGCTGCGGAAAGGTCAGGAGGCCTCGGACTCAGTGCTTTCtcaccctctctcccttcctcttctccccgccccctctttcttcctctctccctctcctcagtcTCCCTCTCCCTTCGCTGCACATGCatataggtgtgtgccatcactgAGTACCGCCCTCAGGCCTGGCCATGGGAGATGTTGGTGACCCAGAGGGGTGTGTGGCCCTGTGGGGGCCCAAGACCTGCAGGCGAGAGAGTAGTTGGGGAATGCAGCTCTGTATTGCTTTAGAACTTGGTCCTGCTCCCCCTTATATGACCTTGCTTGTGCAAATGGTTTTGCCTGGTCTGTGGAGTGGGGAAGAGTGCCGGGAACAGTCCCGAGACACCGGCTGGTGTCTCCTGTATGCGAGGCACCCTGCTGAAGCTGTGTCTGTGCTCACCCTGAGCCCTCCCAGTAGCTCCTGAGCCCCATCGTGAGAGGAGACAGGCAGAGCAGGGGTGGCTCACACTGGCAGGTTTCAGGTTCTCGGAGTCTGATTTCAGAGCCTGCTAAGTCCTGTCACCTCTAGCGCCGTAACAGGTGTAATCACCTCACCTCGTCTGCCTCATGAGACGGTGGTGGTGAGGGCATGTGACCTGCTCTTTGATCCCCTTGCTGGGTGTATGTATGGAATTCCCATCGTAGCAGGCTCTGATCTAGACGCTGAGGGTTCAGTCGTGAATAGAGGTCCCTCCTGTCCTGTGCAGCAGAAGTCCTGGGGGTGCAGCTGTTAGAGGACCTGCATGCCGTGTTGAGTCGGGGCAGGGGCAGCATTCCTGGGTGTGCTGTTCATTCAGGGTGGTCAAGGtcaagaggtggcagtgagcaggtGAGTGAGTGAGGTGGTGGGGCCAGGGCTGAGAGGCAGGCCTTGGGGCTGCATGGGTCTTAGAACGACAGGTTATTTTGAGCCAGATGGGAGGGAAGCAATATTGAGAGGCCTCCAGTGTGGTCACGCCTGGCAGATGGAAATGGCCCCACATAGTGAGGTTGGGGGTGGGTGTGGAGGCACAGCAGGTGCTTCCCCCGGCCCTGGCTTCCCTGCTGAGCCCTGCAGGGCAGGATGTGGATCAGCAGGAGGGCAGAGAGGGTACTGTGGACAGGAGGGCTTGCTGGGAGCTGGCAGGGTTGGTCTTGCTGAAGCAATGCCACAGCCAGGTTTGTCAGGACCAAGGCTGGCTCTGCAGGGCCAGATCGGGCATGGGGGCCTTCTTACATCGTGGAAGCAGCTCGGCTTTCCCCTGGAGTGGTGGGCTTTTCAAGGAGAAAACAGGGCTGTGGTGGTGGCATTTTTGAGGTGATTGTGGCTGCAGTTGGGAAAATGAATGAGGTCTCCCGCAATAATCTGGTGAAAGATGGTGATCTGATTTAAAGTAGCAGCACGGGATGGAGAGAAGTTGATGGATTTGAGGGAGACTTGTGCCTGGGAAGTGTCCAGACTTTGGTGATTGGTGTGGgtttgtggggaggggaggagaaggccTATGAGCTGCTTAGTGGCAGCTCTGATGGTGGGGATGGCAGGTGAGATGCAGGGGTGATGAGCACGTTGTGGGGGGtgagcagggggtggggggcggctAGCTGGCTTTGCGGTTTCTGAGACACCCAGTAGAGATGTCAAGGAAAAACTAGCTGGACAGGTCTGTGTTCCCAGCATGAGGGCTGATGGACACTCAGGTGTCGAGGCCCCGCTTGGGTTGTCGGAGTGGTTTGCCCAGGGAGAGCAGGGTTGGGGAGGGCGGCTGGAGAAGTGGAAGGAGCATCTTAGAAAAGGGGCATGGGGAAGGCCAACGGcatctcctctcactgcagctcctgcccactgccctccagaGTCCCTGTCCCTTGAGCCGGTATGTCAGGGGTGCTCAGGGCTGCCCTCTGGTGCTGGGATGGAGCTTGGCTCAAGCAGGGGTGAGGAAACATTTGTGGGAAGAACGAATGAAGAGACCCTGGCCTTTGGGATCAGCTGACCTGTTTTGCATATTAAATTTATTGCATCGGCccggcgaggtggctcacgcctgtaatcccagcactttgggaggctgagacgggcggatcatgaggtcaggagttggagaccagcctggccaatgtggtgaaaccccatctctactaaaaaatacaaaaattagccaggcatggtggccgtgcgtgcctgtaatcccagctactcaggaggctgaggcaggagaattacttgaacccgggaggcggaggttgcagtgagccaagattgcgccactgcactccagcctgggcgatagagcaagacatggtctcgagaaaaaaaaaaaaaaaaaaaaactgcgtcgtattcttgttttattcttaaattttttgttacATGTCTTTTCAAATATACTTAAAAGTAGAGACTATGATAGTGATACGTTTTTATCATAGTATATGTGCTAATATTTTGGTGTTCCTTCATCTGGCTTCAAGTTACCAATATTTTGTTAGTCTAAATTTTCATATTCAGCTTATTTCTCCcccctcctcttttttctttgctggattattttaaagcatatcaGATTTATTTCACCTGAGATCCTTAAgtatatttctgttatttctcaATTAACATTTTGGGTCAGATAACTTCTCTGTGGGGGCCTTTGCTGTGCGTTGTAGGATATTGAGATGCATCCCCAGCCTCCACCCACCAGATGCAGGAGCACTACTCCCTGCTGAGACACCCAAAAGCATCTCCAAAGATTGCTCAGTG is a genomic window containing:
- the U2AF2 gene encoding splicing factor U2AF 65 kDa subunit isoform X1, with the protein product MSDFDEFERQLNENKQERDKENRHRKRSHSRSRSRDRKRRSRSRDRRNRDQRSASRDRRRRSKPLTRGAKEEHGGLIRSPRHEKKKKVRKYWDVPPPGFEHITPMQYKAMQAAGQIPATALLPTMTPDGLAVTPTPVPVVGSQMTRQARRLYVGNIPFGITEEAMMDFFNAQMRLGGLTQAPGNPVLAVQINQDKNFAFLEFRSVDETTQAMAFDGIIFQGQSLKIRRPHDYQPLPGMSENPSVYVPGVVSTVVPDSAHKLFIGGLPNYLNDDQVKELLTSFGPLKAFNLVKDSATGLSKGYAFCEYVDINVTDQAIAGLNGMQLGDKKLLVQRASVGAKNATLVSPLSTINQTPVTLQVPGLMSSQVQMGGHPTEVLCLMNMVLPEELLDDEEYEEIVEDVRDECSKYGLVKSIEIPRPVDGVEVPGCGKIFVEFTSVFDCQKAMQGLTGRKFANRVVVTKYCDPDSYHRRDFW
- the U2AF2 gene encoding splicing factor U2AF 65 kDa subunit isoform X2: MSDFDEFERQLNENKQERDKENRHRKRSHSRSRSRDRKRRSRSRDRRNRDQRSASRDRRRRSKPLTRGAKEEHGGLIRSPRHEKKKKVRKYWDVPPPGFEHITPMQYKAMQAAGQIPATALLPTMTPDGLAVTPTPVPVVGSQMTRQARRLYVGNIPFGITEEAMMDFFNAQMRLGGLTQAPGNPVLAVQINQDKNFAFLEFRSVDETTQAMAFDGIIFQGQSLKIRRPHDYQPLPGMSENPSVYVPGVVSTVVPDSAHKLFIGGLPNYLNDDQVKELLTSFGPLKAFNLVKDSATGLSKGYAFCEYVDINVTDQAIAGLNGMQLGDKKLLVQRASVGAKNATLSTINQTPVTLQVPGLMSSQVQMGGHPTEVLCLMNMVLPEELLDDEEYEEIVEDVRDECSKYGLVKSIEIPRPVDGVEVPGCGKIFVEFTSVFDCQKAMQGLTGRKFANRVVVTKYCDPDSYHRRDFW